GTAGTTCCATAGTTCCTACTGAAGGTACTGTTGTCACTGTGGGAAGTATAATGGTGGGTGGTATTTCATTTGGATCTTTGAACCAGGAGTGTGTCAAACCGCAGGAGAGTGTCAAACCGGCAGATGAAGTTCATAGTAGTACCTCAAACAGCCACCCAAAACGTCAGCAGGCAAAAAGATCAGGAAAGAACCAGCAGTCCATCCAGCCTATTGAGAGACCACATGGGAATGAGGGCGCTGTATGGGCACCAGTTAAGCCATCAGGACACAGCGAACAATCTGGCGAAGCCATGTGGAGCACAGGAGTAGTTGCTCCCACTCAACCAGCTGGGCTGAACACCAACGATGGAGAGAATgttacaaaaacaaaaagagctGAAATGGAGAGGTATGTACCCAAGCCTCTGTCCAAAGAGCTTCAGCAGCAGAATTTGAGGCAaattttaccatcagaaaaatCCTGTGAGGAGAACAAGATTCGTGACAAGGAAATAGTTGAAAGGTCTACTGGTGCTAAACCTGAGACTGCACCTGAGGCCAAGAAATGGGAGGGCAAGAAAACTAGTAAGGGGCATGGAAAGTCTCATCCTTCATGGCGTAGAAGGAATACAGATGAATCAACTTTGGTAGGACCAAAAGCTACTGAGCTAGCAGACAACTATCAAGAGTCACATGAACTTCAGAAGCATACTGTGCATCAGCCACCTGAACCTGACAAGCAAGCAGATGCTCCTGCCAGGAACAGTTCAGTTCCAGCTGAAACAGTTTCATCAGTAGTCACTGTTGCCAAAGAACATGGTGCAGCTAACAAGCAAAGGCGTCAGCATGTTAAGGCTCAGAGAAATGAGGGAAGTAACTACCCGAATGAGAATAAGGATCAAATGGCAGCACCACCAGCACCGGGCATTGATTCAAACTCATATGAACGTAGAAACATGTCAAGATCTGATGTGAAGCACAGTGGAACAGTACCACAACCTAGATCTCATTGGAAACCTAAAACCATCCCTCAGTCCCAGGGAAATTCGCATGGCAATAATGCTAAGGATGGGCATGTGGATAGTGCTACTCCACAagacagcagcaacaacaaccttGCTGAAAACATTGGTTGGAACGATGAAAATCATGCACACAGTGAAGAAGTTAAAGGAGAAAAGAGGCATGTAGACGATTACCAGAAGAGCGAGAGCCATGAAAATgcagaacagcagcagcagcttagTCATGCGCCACGCCGACAGGGCCACCACAATGGTGGGAGGTACCACAGAGGAGGTGGCACAAACAGGGGAAGGGGTTATGATGTTGGGAAGCCCAGCCATGTCACAAACGCAGAAAGGCGGAGGGGTGGCACTCATCTCGAATACCAGCCAGTTGGATCCTATAACAAAACAGCAGACTTCCAGCAGAACCCAGGTACCGATGAGCGAACCGAAGGGGCTCCAGTGCACAGGGAGCGCGTCCACAACAGGGGTCCACGCCCTGCTGGCCAGTTCGTCAAGAGGAACCCTGCCTCCACCCCAGCTGCTAACTCTTACCGAGATGAATAAATAACTTTCCTCCACCCCCAAGATCGCTAAAACTGCAGGCTATCTTTTGTTGGGTGATTCACAGCAGGTAGATGAATGGAGTATCTGGATCAAAACCTGATGCCAGTGACTGGTGTGATGCCCGATGTCATCTCGACCCCGTCGTGTCTAACATGTTCAGAGATTAGCAGGTCAAAAGCTATGGCTGCCGTTCGCCGTCTTTGACGGCGGAGAGTAGTAGTAGGATGTAATGGATTTTGTCTGTGCAGGGCCGTTTGGCCCTTTACGTGTGATTGTTAATTGTTCTCAGGAGCATCCCTCCCTTGCTTCGGtgagatgtgatgtgatgttgaTGTTGGAATGTACTAACTTGGAGTTGATTGAGAACCGGAGTTGATTGAGAACCGGGGTTATATTAGTTAGTAGTATGTAAACAGAAAAAATAGTTCGTTTTGGGCGATCTGTTGTGGGGATTCTGCAGGACAGACTCTGATATTATCATATCATGTTCATATCGTGTTTGTGTTATCTGGGGAGGTCAGAATTGAGATGCTTGGTTTTATTCTCTTAATAGACATATGGTTCATGATCCTGGCAATTTGCCCACCAGTCTCTGTGGTAATATAAACTCATTCTGCCAAATATAGGATTGAGTGGGATCGGAAATGATCACGTAGATTTGAACTATCGTGATGGAGACTATCTTGACAGGAAAAGTATTATCTGCTTGTATTAAACGCAAAGGTGAGAAATTTTAGTTCCAACCTACAACACATACCCAACCTCCTATCGGACACAAATATTTGTGCAGGCACCGGTGTCTGATCCTCCTTAAAAACGACCATCATCCGCTTAGAAAGATGACAGGCTAGCAGATTTCAACTACATTATTAttactaaaataaatttatgttaAGATAAATTGGTTTAGATTGGAGCGTAACATTTTAGGCCGCATTTGCAAATTTACCACcggttttttcaatattgcaaggatgccactcgaatgaTAATTTCAGtagtatttttgtaattttcgtggtagttttgcaataatgattcaaagtagtggtaaatttgtAATTGCCTCTAATTTATTTTAACATGTATTCGGGTctccttattttatttttaaaaaagtttatctCTTTCTTCTTAAATAATTAAGCTATAACAGGCTTGTTTTCCTCGGCTCCCGTAAATGTTCAATGATTACTTCGCGTTCATTAAAGATTCTTGTAATTTTTTAAGGAAAACTGAGTCACGGTATCAACACATAATTCTTCTTTCTActagtactgtacaaatttaGGTAGATCGCCACCACTGTTGGCTAGTGAGCTTTTTTGACATAACTTTTAGGGCAGTCCCAATCCATAGTGTCCATAAACAGTGTCTATAGTGTCATGTCAATAAGatatcacaatagaaactacactctacaacccatgatttcttaaagtgggccattaataaatacatcatctctttTCTCTACCAattatatttattcttcatctattataaagccactattctctcccaatgcaaaacttgatagtgtctagtgcataggttctcgtgttgaagctgtgtcttgcatgagacccaatTTCTTCATCtattcactctctctcttaattaatatagtgtcacataagctaaaagtcctacatgacaatgtagttaatgccatagacaccatcctagatAGAGAGTTGAGACTGCCCTTAactattgtttttttaatggaaCAGTTCTAACTAATGTTAGTTGTGCAAAATTACTACTTGTTCAGCTAGAGGAGCATGTTTGTCAGTTGTCACTATCTCTATTGATATGAATAGAGTACCGCCGGCTGTGATGCGGATGGAGTAAAAAGTATTGACGATAAATACCCTGCAATGGACTGTAAAATGCCAAGCATCAAGTAAAAAAATAGGTCTAGCTTTGGTCTATTATATGCAAATTTAAtcaatatatatagcatttacaTTGTTTAAGTTGgcttttttaaacaaaaaagcTTCATTTTGTATTGTACACCAAAACCCCAATTTTTATGGACGGACTTTGATCTCCCATGATTTaaccaataaaaaaaatgcagtgtGGAATGTAGTGAAATCCACCTAGTTGTAGGAATCTCTATTGTTTATGTATTCTTTTGGCCAAACAAGAAAAAAAGTTTTTCCCCAAGATATAATATTTTAGACATTAATCGATTAACACAGAGTACAAAATGCTCTTACATTTCTGAACACAGTGAAGGAGTAgtaatatactttttttttctttgatgtgGAAGAGCAGCAAGTAACTATGATGTTTTTCACATGTTGCCTGACACTAGTATATGGATACAATCTCTAACTAACAACATAATGCTACTTTATTATTACTTGTCAATATGTGATTATATCTACAGAAATTACTCTACTACCTTAAAAAGCTAAGTCGTCCTATCTAATATTTTATCCCTAATCTGCTCATAGCCCATCGCTACTTATatgagttactccctccatcctaaaatatagcaacgtAGAATGAGATATTAACTAGTACAATATGTCCagatatattttaaatattatacAGTAAGGTTCTATCTAGTTTTTATGTTGTTATATTATGTGACGGAGAGAGTAAAAGTTAAAAGGATAACTATCTGAAAATGttttttcatgaaaaagaaTTATGATAATATAATTTTTCACATATAAATAAATCCCACAATACACTTTCAAGATTTTAAGTATACGCTCAGTATCACCAAGCAAATATTTCGAGATTCATCAGAGACTTTCAGATATTCAGAGCAATCAGATATTCAGATCCCCATCCATCCAACCCACCCCCACCCACctcagctgccgccgccgccgctgcctcacTAACGCCTATAAATACACCCACCCACATACGTCAGCGCGCACGCGACCCAAGCCGATCCGCCCGCACCCGCACACACATCGCTCGGTCGAAGGAGGAGGTTCTAGAAACTTCTGGAAGCGGCGGAGgtgtggggagagagagagagagagagagagagagagagaggcagagagCCATGGCGCGGAAGAAGATCCGGGAGTACGACTCCAAGCGCCTCCTAAGGGAGCACCTCAAGCGCCTCGCCGCCATCGACCTCCACATCCTCTCCGCCCAGGTACACCACATCCATCTACCTCTCTGTTCCTCGCGCTTGGATCGGCTCGTGGTTTGGTGGAATTCCGCGTGGATCTCGGCGCTCGGGGATCGGAGCGTGTGGATTCGGCGACCTCTCGCGGTTTGGCCTCGTAGGAtcttcggggggggggggggggggggggggggggtaaggGTTGGAGTTCTGAGGTGTTTTGGACTCGGAGGTGTGCTCCGATTAGGCGAAATTCTGCTCAAAGAGGGCTCAATTTCGTGTTGTCAACTGGTGATTGTAGCTGTGGCTGTAGCTGCCGGCTGATGTGGAAGTATATGTGATTTGTTAGAATGGTTAGTACCTGGCAACGAAATCTGTTTGGGTGATTGGGCAAAATACATTTGAATTGGATAAAATGAGAATGGGGAATTGTTTACAGCAATCGTACACTTCCACTGCTGCTAAGCTTTTCGCATATTTGATGCAACCTGCGATCATCGGAGCATCCTTTGTGCTATGGGATCTCATTAGTGGTATGATGGTATGATGCTTTTGTTTGTGGGTTGGATGGGTCATGTGATGCACAAGGTGTGTCTTAGATCTGTTGCGATGATGGTGTAAACTCTGTCTGAGGTATTGCTTTATTGTCCTTACCAAGGTTTTGGTTTCGGTGTCTGGTTTTCCTAATGAAATTCCACTGCTGGTAGGTGAACTGGTTGGTAGCTTTTGACTTGGAGTGCTCTGCTTTTGATATTTGGTTACCTTTCTTTTGATTTTTAACCATAATGGTAGACGTTTAATGTGCGCTACCGAGGTCCAAAGCTTCATCTTGGATCTGAGATTCAACATCTCTAGTTTGGGTTAGGATAATCTTGCTCTGATGGTGTAGGCTCATGTTGAATTTCAGTACCATCTATGAAAAGCTAAGTGTTGTCATATTTCTAAATACCAGATAGGAACAAGCAATCTATTCTGATTTCCTTTGAACTCAAAAGCACACTCAGCTGTGTTAGAATAGCTACGCTTATGGGTGAAAAAGAGTGAAGTTAGTTTTGATATATTCTTGACTGCATTAGCTTTTGTTCTGCAGTAGTTTGTGTTTAATAGTGCCGCAATCCATGACTAATTTGAACTGTACTTTTTCTTAGGTCACGGAATCAACTGATTTCACAGAGCTCGTCAACCAAGAGCCATGGCTCTCGTCTATGAAGTTGGTTGTGAAACCCGACATGCTGTTTGGCAAACGTGGGAAGAGTGGCCTTGTGGCCCTCAACCTAGATCTTGCTCAAGTCCGCCAATTCGTCAAAGAGCGGTTGGGAGTTGAGGTAGTTATACATTTTCCCATGCTTTGCCTCTAAAACCTTGTTAGTTATAACTATTCTAAGCTATCCGGTATGCCTGTTATGCAGGTTGAGATGGGTGGCTGCAAGGCTCCTATTACAACATTCATAGTTGAGCCATTTGTTCCACATGATCAAGAGTACTATCTTTCTATTGTATCAGAGAGGCTTGGTTCCACCATTAGCTTCTCGGAGTGTGGAGGTATTGAGATCGAGGAGAACTGGGATAAGGTCAAGACAGTTTTTCTTCCCACCGAGAAAGCAATGACACCTGATGCGTGTGCTCCATTGATTGCCACCCTACCGTTAGAGGTACGCTTATACATTGTATCACCTTCCCCATGTcacgttgttttttttttaacatgttgACTTTTCTCCCATTCTGGACTCAATTCCTCTAGTGTTAGAACTTATTATTGATGATACCTATTTTGGTCTGCATTAGCCATCTTGTGCTCATGTCATTCACGTCTTCTGTCTGAATTTCAGGTTCGGACAAAAATAGGTGATTTCATCAGAGGTGTATATTCTGTTTTCCAAGGTAATTCAcagttgaaaaataaaaataatctgGAATTGTTGTTTTCCAAGATAACTCAGTTCATTCTATTGATCTTCTGGCAGACTTGGATTTCTCATTCCTTGAGATGAATCCGTTCACCATGGTGAATGGGGAACCATATCCTCTAGACATGAGAGGAGAATTGGACGACACAGCTGCCTTTAAGAACTTTAAGAAGTATGATtcaggcttttttttttctagcttaCATAGTGTCCAGTTCAATCCTTTCACCATGCTTGTCATGCTAACCAGAGCTTCCATGGCATAGGTGGGGAAACATTCAGTTCCCTCTGCCTTTCGGAAGAGTCCTCAGCCCCTCTGAAAGCTTTATCCATGAACTGGATGAGAAGGTAACCTCATATTTCTTTCTTTCCCCTCTGAAGTCTGCTGCCTGTTAGTACATATCACTTAAATTTGGATACAAATTGAATTTCACTGCCTCTGCATGCAAAATATTGAATCTTGAATTGAGGTTGATGTAATTTTTCAGACAAGCTCATCGCTCAAATTCACAGTCCTGAACCCGAAAGGGCGCATTTGGACAATGGTTGCAGGTGGTGGTGCTAGTGTCATATATGCTGATACTGTAAGTCTAACTCTATCCAGATCTTTTTTAGGTTAAGTTTTGAAGTTTATCAGTGCCATTCACACACTGGACAATATCACCAGGTTGGAGATTTGGGATATGCGTCAGAGCTTGGAAATTATGCAGAATACAGCGGCGCTCCCAACGAGGAGGAGGTTCTGCAGTATGCTAGAGTGGTTTTGGATGTAAGGGCTCCAGAGGAACCTTTTCGGCTGACAGTTTGATCATTATGTTTCCGCTCTGACAAAATGATATTTGAATCTTTGTAGTGTGCCACTGCTGATCCTGATGGCCGTAAGAGAGCTCTTCTCATTGGAGGTGGTATAGCGAACTTCACTGATGTCGCTGCTACATTCAGTGGCATCATTCGAGCTTTAAGAGAGAAGGCAAGTTTCGATTGGATCGTTGTTCTGTCCCCAACCACTCCCACTTGTTGCCATTAAAATCTTCATCCATCTTATTATTGTCTGGCTTCCAAATCTGGTGGCAGGAATCCAAATTGAAGGCTGCACGGATGAACATTTACGTTCGGAGAGGTGGTCCAAACTACCAAACTGGCCTTGCCAAAATGCGTACACTAGGTGCAGAACTTGGTGTTCCAATTGAGGTATGGACCTACTGGCTACTTACTATGTTCTTCCAGCAAACCTTAGCTCAGCCATTTCCTACACTATTTATCAGAATTCGTCAGAGATTAACTTTATTAGACATAGGACACCATTGGACCATCCCCATGATCATAACGGACGAGCTGAATTCACTGAATTGCAGGTATATGGACCAGAGGCAACAATGACTGGAATCTGCAAGCAAGCCATTGATTGCATCATGGCTGAAGCATAATTCAGACAACTATTTGCGCTGTTCCCAGCTTGAGTCCATTTTGTTTCAGAAATTGTCAGTGTGAGGTGTTGCCTTTCTCTCTGAGGGAATGTGTGCTGTTGTTGGtgtaaaacaaaacaaagaaagatCGTATTGTTAGAATAAACTACATCTGTAAGTTTGTAACGTAATTACGCAATAATGTTAATGTTTGTTTCTAGTTCTGAATTCTCTGTGCCTTGGTTGGTGGCCTTATCCACCAAACTCAAAGAGGGTTCTTGATTTTGTCATGTATGAGAGACAGTGAAATGGAGGGCTTAGTGACAGGAACTGCGTTGTTGTGGCTTGATTATTGATGTAGTCATATGGTCATATATTCATATACTTCATTCTTTTTGCCGGACTTTTAATCCAACTTTTGGTCACTGTTAGTGTTTCAAATCACACCTTTGCCTAAAGGTCAGATGTGGTAAACTggtaagagcaagtataataaaaGGATGTGcataatatgtataaataagATATAATATCATGATTATTAAAACCAAAACAAATTAAGATTGCATGgtattatgagaaaaaaaaaagaagagaaaatttaAACCATATATCCATCATTAAAATGCTAAAAATAATTAGGGTGATGTGGCTTAATAGATAAGAAAGAAATAAGAGTAACTACACTTAgtaaggatgaactatatatatatatatatatatatatatatatatatatatatatatatatatatatatatatatatatatatatatatatatatatatatatatatacatatatatatatatatataagggcAGCTACAATGTAGCAATAGGAGGGGGTCTTAAGCCTCTAAAGTAGTCCTTATACACTATAAAAATAGTCCATACGGTAGTATTTAGGATAAGCTCTCAATATGCATAATGCCTACCcataagaataaaaaataacaatACTTTCTCTTCTCCCTCACATGTCATACAATTAAGTGGGACAAGTAGAACCCAGGCTAATGCCTTCTCTTACCATATACATTGTAGCAAACACCATAACTAATACGGGTCTCACCTTATTACCAAGTACTCGTGGACATAATACATCGAGCATATGCCCTAACTATATAGGATTCCCAATATTTTCCGAGTCGAAGATCCCCAAACGTTCCGGACCGTTAGATGACACAAGCAACGGTGGATCCGAAGGGATACCGCAGTAGCCCTTCTTCTTCACGGCAGAGGAATCCAACATCCCCCGGACGGGACGAACTGCAGATCGAGTCGCATCgcgggcgagagagagaga
This genomic window from Oryza sativa Japonica Group chromosome 12, ASM3414082v1 contains:
- the LOC4352549 gene encoding ATP-citrate synthase alpha chain protein 3, which encodes MARKKIREYDSKRLLREHLKRLAAIDLHILSAQVTESTDFTELVNQEPWLSSMKLVVKPDMLFGKRGKSGLVALNLDLAQVRQFVKERLGVEVEMGGCKAPITTFIVEPFVPHDQEYYLSIVSERLGSTISFSECGGIEIEENWDKVKTVFLPTEKAMTPDACAPLIATLPLEVRTKIGDFIRGVYSVFQDLDFSFLEMNPFTMVNGEPYPLDMRGELDDTAAFKNFKKWGNIQFPLPFGRVLSPSESFIHELDEKTSSSLKFTVLNPKGRIWTMVAGGGASVIYADTVGDLGYASELGNYAEYSGAPNEEEVLQYARVVLDCATADPDGRKRALLIGGGIANFTDVAATFSGIIRALREKESKLKAARMNIYVRRGGPNYQTGLAKMRTLGAELGVPIEVYGPEATMTGICKQAIDCIMAEA